The proteins below are encoded in one region of Peribacillus muralis:
- a CDS encoding MetQ/NlpA family ABC transporter substrate-binding protein, with product MKKFLGFALILVLSIALAACGSDKDKKSGSDTEKLVVGASNVPHAEILEQAKPILKEKGIDLEIKTFQDYVLPNKALNDKELDANYFQHLPFLESAIKENGYDFVNAGAIHIEPIGLYSKKYKSIDKLPKGATIILSSSVADHGRALSLLEKNGLIKLKEGIDKTTATTKDIIENKNNLKFDAEYEAALLPKIYESGEGDAVLINSNYAIDAGLNPLKDSIAIEDSESPYVNVIAVNKGDENKKAIKTLVEVLHSKEIKDFILEEYKGAVVPADK from the coding sequence ATGAAGAAGTTTTTAGGATTTGCGTTAATTTTAGTATTATCGATCGCTTTGGCAGCTTGCGGAAGCGACAAGGACAAAAAAAGTGGCAGCGATACCGAGAAATTGGTCGTAGGGGCATCCAATGTTCCGCATGCAGAAATCCTTGAACAAGCGAAGCCAATTCTTAAAGAAAAAGGCATCGACTTGGAAATCAAAACATTCCAAGACTACGTTTTACCGAATAAGGCGTTGAATGATAAGGAATTGGATGCAAACTATTTCCAACACTTGCCTTTCTTGGAGTCGGCAATTAAAGAAAATGGATATGATTTCGTCAATGCGGGCGCCATTCATATCGAGCCCATCGGCTTATATTCAAAAAAATATAAAAGCATCGATAAGCTTCCTAAAGGAGCAACGATCATCTTAAGCAGCTCCGTCGCTGACCATGGCCGTGCTTTATCTCTATTAGAAAAAAATGGCCTTATCAAGTTGAAAGAAGGCATCGATAAAACGACAGCTACAACGAAAGACATCATCGAAAATAAGAATAACCTTAAATTCGATGCTGAATATGAAGCGGCCTTACTTCCGAAAATCTATGAAAGCGGCGAAGGTGATGCTGTGTTGATCAACTCCAACTATGCAATCGATGCCGGCTTGAATCCATTGAAAGATTCGATTGCGATTGAAGATTCCGAATCACCATATGTGAATGTCATTGCTGTTAACAAAGGCGATGAAAATAAAAAAGCGATCAAGACGTTAGTGGAAGTTTTGCATTCAAAAGAAATTAAAGACTTCATCCTTGAGGAATACAAAGGTGCGGTTGTACCAGCGGATAAATGA
- a CDS encoding methionine ABC transporter permease has protein sequence MLEELLPNMDWEKMIEATKETLYMTSISVVATFFIGILLGLVLFLTAKGNMWENRVVNGIISALVNIFRSIPFIILIVLLIPFTKALVGSMIGVNAALPALIIGAAPFYARMVEIGLREIDKGVIEAAKSMGAKTSTIIWKVLLPESMPALVSGITVTSIALVGYTAMAGVIGAGGLGNLAYLEGYQRSQNDVTLVATIVILIIVFIIQIIGDVITSKLDKR, from the coding sequence ATGCTTGAAGAATTATTGCCGAATATGGATTGGGAAAAAATGATTGAGGCAACAAAAGAAACATTGTATATGACTAGCATCTCTGTAGTGGCGACTTTCTTTATCGGGATACTATTGGGCTTGGTCCTGTTCTTGACAGCTAAAGGGAATATGTGGGAAAACCGGGTTGTGAACGGAATCATCAGTGCTCTCGTTAATATATTCCGATCGATTCCATTTATTATTTTGATCGTCCTGCTCATTCCATTCACCAAAGCGCTAGTCGGTTCCATGATCGGCGTGAATGCGGCGCTGCCGGCGCTCATTATCGGTGCAGCTCCCTTTTATGCACGTATGGTGGAAATCGGCCTTCGTGAAATCGATAAAGGCGTAATCGAAGCCGCTAAATCGATGGGGGCCAAAACGAGCACGATCATTTGGAAGGTCCTTCTTCCAGAGTCGATGCCCGCCCTCGTTTCAGGGATCACGGTAACATCGATCGCATTAGTCGGCTATACCGCAATGGCAGGGGTCATCGGTGCCGGCGGGCTTGGGAATCTGGCCTATTTGGAAGGTTACCAAAGAAGTCAAAATGACGTTACACTCGTAGCGACAATCGTTATTCTAATTATCGTCTTCATAATTCAGATTATTGGAGATGTGATTACATCCAAATTGGACAAAAGATAA
- a CDS encoding methionine ABC transporter ATP-binding protein, whose product MITLTKVSKLFRTGKGSSDTIRAVNNVNVEINKGEIFGIIGYSGAGKSTLIRMLNGLETPTEGSVIVADKEISKIKGAKLRKARQEISMIFQHFNLLWSRTVQENIAFPLEIAGVSKTERTKRVNELIKLVGLEGREKAYPSQLSGGQKQRVGIARALANDPKVLLCDEATSALDPQTTDSILELLVDINQRLGLTIVLITHEMHVIRKICHRVAVMENGQVVEQGPVLDVFRDPQEQMTKRFVQQVTEPEETKETMDHLFERFPEGKVIQMTFVGDHAESPLITKLVRNFELDVNIVQGKISQTRSGSYGTLFIHLDGTEDEMLRAIEFVKAQQVGVEVITHA is encoded by the coding sequence ATGATTACATTGACGAAGGTCAGTAAGCTGTTTCGGACAGGAAAAGGAAGCAGCGATACGATCAGGGCTGTAAATAACGTAAACGTTGAAATAAATAAAGGTGAGATTTTCGGTATCATTGGCTACAGCGGGGCAGGGAAAAGTACCTTGATCAGAATGCTCAATGGCTTGGAGACACCGACTGAAGGATCCGTTATCGTAGCAGATAAGGAAATTTCCAAAATCAAAGGAGCTAAGCTTCGCAAGGCCCGTCAGGAAATCAGCATGATATTCCAGCACTTCAATCTGTTGTGGTCCAGGACCGTTCAGGAGAATATAGCCTTTCCGTTGGAAATTGCGGGGGTTTCGAAAACTGAACGGACGAAGCGTGTCAACGAATTGATCAAATTGGTCGGACTGGAAGGCAGGGAGAAGGCATATCCTTCACAACTGAGCGGCGGGCAAAAGCAAAGGGTTGGTATCGCAAGGGCCCTTGCCAACGATCCGAAAGTACTGCTGTGTGATGAAGCGACTTCCGCTTTGGACCCACAGACCACGGATTCCATACTCGAATTGCTCGTTGATATCAATCAGCGGCTTGGGTTAACGATTGTGTTGATCACACATGAAATGCATGTAATCCGGAAAATCTGTCATCGTGTGGCTGTAATGGAAAACGGGCAGGTCGTTGAACAAGGTCCAGTCCTCGATGTGTTCAGGGATCCTCAGGAACAGATGACGAAGCGTTTCGTGCAACAGGTGACGGAGCCAGAAGAAACGAAGGAAACGATGGACCATTTATTCGAACGCTTTCCAGAAGGTAAAGTGATTCAAATGACTTTTGTAGGAGATCATGCGGAAAGCCCGTTGATAACCAAGCTCGTACGTAACTTCGAGTTGGATGTCAATATCGTTCAAGGTAAGATATCCCAAACCAGAAGCGGCTCATATGGAACATTGTTCATTCACCTTGACGGCACAGAGGATGAAATGCTCCGCGCAATCGAATTCGTTAAAGCACAGCAGGTAGGCGTGGAGGTGATCACTCATGCTTGA
- a CDS encoding O-acetylhomoserine aminocarboxypropyltransferase/cysteine synthase family protein, with protein MSDKKLRFETLSVHGGLQADETGARAVPIYQSNAYLFKDTDHAANLFGLKETGYIYTRLHNPTVSVFEERMALLEGGIGGLATASGMAAISLSILNIAGAGDEIVSASTLYGGTYNLFENTLPKYGIKVKFVSPDDPENFRRAITPRTKAIFAETIGNPSLRVLDIEAVAKIAHEAHIPLIIDNTFATPYLCRPIDFGADIVIHSATKWLLGNGTTLGGVIVDGGKFDWNSPNFPGFTEPDPSYDGLVYAEAVGPAAFITKARVQLLRDLGPALSAQSAFQFTLGLETLHVRMKEHLANTKTVIQYLKNHPAVKWVSHPADEDHPDKPLTDKYLPKGAGAVVTFGIQGDREAGARLINSVELWSHVANVGDAKSLIIHPASTTHQQLNDAGLVKSGVSADQVRLSIGIENVEDLIEDLEQAIEKATDIVSLASKSI; from the coding sequence ATGTCAGATAAAAAATTGCGTTTCGAAACATTGAGTGTTCATGGCGGGCTGCAAGCAGATGAAACCGGAGCCCGTGCCGTTCCCATTTATCAAAGCAATGCATACTTGTTCAAAGATACGGATCATGCAGCCAATTTATTTGGTTTAAAGGAAACGGGATATATATATACTAGGCTCCATAATCCGACGGTCAGCGTTTTCGAGGAGAGGATGGCGTTATTGGAAGGCGGTATCGGCGGATTGGCAACTGCAAGCGGAATGGCTGCCATTTCCCTGTCAATCCTCAATATTGCCGGTGCAGGGGATGAAATCGTCTCTGCCTCTACCTTATATGGGGGCACGTATAACCTTTTTGAAAACACCCTTCCTAAATACGGAATTAAAGTGAAGTTCGTATCTCCCGATGATCCTGAGAATTTTAGGAGGGCGATTACGCCAAGAACGAAGGCCATTTTCGCTGAAACGATTGGAAATCCCAGTTTGCGGGTCCTCGATATCGAAGCAGTGGCAAAAATCGCCCATGAAGCCCACATACCTTTGATCATCGACAACACCTTTGCTACACCTTACCTTTGCAGACCGATAGATTTTGGAGCGGATATAGTCATCCATTCCGCTACGAAATGGCTCTTGGGTAATGGAACGACATTAGGCGGTGTCATCGTGGATGGAGGCAAATTCGACTGGAACTCGCCGAACTTCCCTGGCTTTACGGAGCCTGATCCAAGCTACGATGGCTTGGTATATGCCGAGGCAGTTGGTCCTGCGGCCTTCATTACAAAAGCCAGGGTGCAATTGCTTCGTGATTTAGGTCCTGCCCTAAGTGCCCAAAGTGCCTTCCAGTTTACGCTTGGCCTAGAAACGCTGCATGTCAGAATGAAGGAGCATCTTGCAAATACGAAGACCGTCATTCAATACTTGAAAAATCATCCTGCCGTGAAATGGGTATCACATCCAGCTGATGAGGATCACCCGGATAAGCCGCTTACCGATAAATATTTGCCTAAAGGAGCGGGGGCCGTCGTGACCTTCGGAATCCAGGGAGATCGTGAAGCAGGGGCAAGGCTCATCAATTCAGTCGAATTATGGTCACATGTAGCGAATGTCGGCGATGCGAAAAGTTTAATCATCCATCCTGCCAGCACCACCCATCAACAGCTGAATGATGCAGGTCTGGTAAAATCAGGGGTGAGTGCCGATCAAGTCCGGCTATCCATCGGGATAGAAAACGTAGAAGACTTAATAGAGGATTTAGAGCAGGCCATCGAAAAAGCGACGGATATCGTTTCACTGGCATCCAAATCGATTTAA
- a CDS encoding thioredoxin family protein — MQEWKEETCKLAIENGETFCLYLYTPLCGTCQVASKMLDISLQLFPEMMAGKMNMNYVQGMAETYEIESVPCLLLFKGGQLHEKIYAFQSVPYLYGLLKELS, encoded by the coding sequence ATGCAGGAGTGGAAAGAGGAAACGTGCAAGCTAGCTATTGAAAACGGGGAAACCTTTTGCCTATATTTATATACGCCCTTATGCGGCACGTGTCAGGTCGCCTCTAAGATGCTGGATATATCTTTGCAATTATTCCCGGAAATGATGGCAGGCAAAATGAATATGAACTATGTCCAAGGGATGGCCGAAACATATGAAATCGAAAGTGTCCCCTGTTTATTGCTCTTTAAGGGAGGACAACTTCATGAAAAAATATATGCCTTTCAATCCGTTCCGTATCTGTATGGCTTGCTTAAGGAACTTAGCTAG
- a CDS encoding toprim domain-containing protein, translating into MECGDYDKVIIVEGSSDRKKVASVLNEVVEIRCTNGTISITKLDELVEELMDRDVYLLFDADESGEKLRKQFRREMPEANHLYINKMYKEVESSPEHHIATVLLSANMNVKMKFLS; encoded by the coding sequence ATGGAATGCGGCGATTATGATAAAGTGATCATTGTAGAAGGCAGCTCCGACAGAAAAAAGGTTGCCTCCGTTTTGAATGAAGTTGTGGAAATAAGATGTACGAATGGGACCATTTCAATAACCAAACTGGATGAATTGGTGGAGGAATTGATGGACCGGGATGTTTATCTCCTCTTTGATGCAGATGAATCGGGAGAAAAGCTGCGAAAGCAATTTCGAAGGGAAATGCCGGAAGCGAACCACCTTTACATTAATAAAATGTACAAAGAAGTGGAAAGCTCGCCGGAACATCATATTGCAACTGTACTTCTATCTGCCAACATGAATGTAAAAATGAAATTTTTAAGTTAA
- the gcvH gene encoding glycine cleavage system protein GcvH yields the protein MTTTPKELRYTKEHEWVKTEDGTVRIGITAFAQSELGDIVFVELPEVGDELKANEPFGSVESVKTVSELYAPISGKVVEVNEDLSDNPEYVNESPFEKAWMIVVEPTNSSDVEGLMSAEEYESLING from the coding sequence ATGACGACAACACCAAAAGAACTTCGTTACACGAAAGAACATGAATGGGTCAAAACCGAAGATGGAACAGTCCGCATCGGGATCACGGCTTTTGCCCAATCGGAACTTGGGGACATCGTTTTCGTCGAGCTTCCGGAGGTCGGTGACGAGCTCAAAGCCAACGAGCCATTTGGAAGTGTTGAATCGGTTAAGACCGTTTCTGAGCTGTATGCTCCGATCAGCGGCAAGGTTGTCGAAGTGAACGAAGATTTAAGTGACAACCCAGAGTATGTGAATGAATCTCCTTTTGAAAAAGCATGGATGATCGTGGTTGAACCAACGAACAGCAGTGATGTTGAAGGGCTTATGAGTGCGGAAGAATATGAAAGCTTGATCAACGGGTAA